From the Candidatus Zixiibacteriota bacterium genome, the window CCCCGGTCAGCGACGCCTTCGGGATCTGTTGGGCGGGGGTACGCTTCTGGACCGGTTATCCGAACGCGCGACCACCTTCGACATCCATGTACTCAAACCCGAAAGAGCCAAACGACTCCTGCGCCGACCGCTGGGGGACCTGCGAACCGAGTCGTCTGCTGCACACTACCTGCTGGCCGTCGGTACGATTGTCGTGGCGTCGTTGTTGAGTGCGGCGCTGCTTCCTGTCATCGGCTATCACGCCGTCGGCTTCGTTTTTTTGATGGGCGTCTTGCTGATCAGCCTGTTCGTTTCGCTCGGTCCGATGCTGCTGGCCGCACTCCTTTCGGCGGTGGTGTGGAACTTCTATTTCATTCCACCCGTCGGGACTTTTGACATCGGAGAACCTGCCGATATTGCGATGTGCGTTGCCCTGCTGGTGGCGGCATCGGTAACCGGCACCCTGACCGGCCGCATCCGTCGCCGTGAACGACTGCTGCGCGCCCGCGAACAGCGCACGACGGCTCTCTATCAGCTTGCCAGCGACCTCTCGGCCGCGCTCGATCAAGCGGCGTTGGAGAAGGCCATCTCCGCCAACCTGTCAACCTTGTTGAAGGTCGAGATCGGCATTGCGCTTAAGTCATCCGAAGGCGAGCTGACTCTTCACAACTCTGCTTCCGCGGACCACTGGATGAGTGCGGCGAAAGAGTGGGCCGTGGCGCGCTGGGCCTTTGAACACCGCAAACCGGCCGGGTGGTCCACCGACACTCTGGCTTCTGCCGGCGGGATGTACATCCCCTTGATCGGCCCCTCGGAAAGCGTCGGTGTTCTGGGACTCAAGCGGCGTGAGGACCGTCGGCTCTCCAATGACGAGATGAATCTCCTGTTGACGGCTGCGCGGCAACTGGCGGTGGCGGCGGAACGGGAGCTGTTTCAAGAACGATCGCGGCGCCTGCAACAACTGCAGGATTCCGAGCGCTTGTACCAGACGATCTTGAATACCGTCTCCCACGAATTGCGTACACCCTTGACGGCAATTATCGGCAACGCCTCGGCCCTGGATAACGAACAGATCGCGAACGATGCGACGAGACGAAAGCAGTTGTCGGTGGAGATCATCACCAATGCCGAACGACTCAATCGCGTTGTCTCCAATCTGCTGGATATGTCGCGCTTGAATTCCGGGAAGATGGTGCTTAAGCGCGATTGGCATGATCTGACCGATCTGGTCTCGGTGACGCTCGATTCGCAGCGGTCAGCATTGGCCGGTCATACCGTCACGGTGCGGTTAGCCGATGGCTTGCCGCTCGTGCGCGTCGACTTCCATTTATTGCAGCAAGCTCTGGCGAACTTGTTGGTCAATGCCGCAACCTATGCGCCGCCTCAGACTGTTATTGAAATTGGAGCGCGGGTGGCTGATCAGACAATTGTGCTCTCTGTCACCGACCAGGGTCCCGGGCTGCCGACAGAGGCGATCCCGCATTTGTTCGAGATGTTCTTCCGAGGACCCGGATCAAAACCCGGCGGTGCCGGGATTGGGCTGGCGATCACCCGCGGCATCGTCGAACTGCATGGCGGAACGGTCACGGCGGAGAATTTGACTCCCGGCGGCGCGCGCTTTGCGATCAGATTGCCGGTCGACACCCAGCCCCAATTGCCGCAAGACCGGAGTGAAGTGTGATGGGTGCGCGGATCCTGGTCATCGATGATGAATTGGCGATCCGCCGTTTCCTCCGGCTCAGCCTGGAGGCGGAAGGGCATACTTTCATCGAATCCGAAGGCGGCGAAGCGGGACTGATTGCCGCTGCCACGCATCGCCCGGAGCTGATTGTTCTCGATCTGGGCCTGCCCGATCTGGACGGCATGACGGTGCTGAAGCGGCTGCGCGAGTGGTCGACGGTTCCTGTGATTATTCTCACCGTGAGAGATTCCGAAAGTGAGAAAGTAGCGCTGCTCGATGCCGGCGCTGACGACTACCTCGCCAAACCGTTCAGTGTCCCGGAACTCCTGGCCCGCGTGCGCGTAGCGCTGCGCCACCAGCAGACCGGGGTATCCGCGCCGTCGGTTCGCGTGGGTGACCTGGAGATCGATTTCACCGATCGCACGGTCTTGCTGCGCGGCGTCCCAATTAGACTGACTGCGACCGAGTACGAACTCCTGCGAATCCTGGCCAAACACCACGGCAAAGTCGTCACTCAAAGGCAGTTGTTGAAAGACGTCTGGGGACCACAATCGGTGAACCAGTCGCAATACCTGCGCGTCTATATCGCCCAGCTCCGCAAGAAATTGGAGCGTGACCCGAGCCGCCCCAGGTATATCATCACGGAACCAAGCGTAGGATATCGACTGAGTTCTGGCGAATAGATCTCCGCCACACCCTTAATCCGCTTCTGTAATGATTGCAATGGTTTCCAGTGGCGCCGGTGCGTTACTGATGTTTGCGCACGACTTCGTTGCCCTGTGAAATCAAGCGATCAACTTCGGCTGCGCTGACCGGCGCAAATCACGCTAATCGGCAATGTCTGCCCGGAGGTCGGGAAGTCCGACCTCCGGGCGTTGGCTGACAGGAAAGGTCCTGCAATCGGCCGCCCGGCGCGAATTTCGATGGCCGCGCCGGGATCCGGGACCTCTCACTTGGCAGGATCATCGTTCACGACGACAAGGTCACCGACCGGGATCACTTCGTCGGCCGGCATTCCGACCCGGCGAGCGTGTTCGCGGATGGCTTCGGGACTCGTGCCCTGGTAGATACAAACCGTACCGAGCTTGCCTTCCTCCTTGACGACGTAGCTCCTGATCCACTTCACTTGGTCCGGCATCTCCTCAAGGCCGATGCGCGACGAGATCGAAGCCGACTTCTCGAGGTCTTCCGGGCGAGCCCAGAATTTGCGTCTCAAGATTACGTAGGTGTTCATTGCACTGTCTCCTCTGCTCCAGATCGGAGCTGGTTGGCCGTCCGCCCGATGGTCCGGGCTCCGGCGGTTTTATTGCGGGCGCGGCACCGTGCCGTCGCGCCGTGAGGTGATGGTAACAAGAAATGACAACCAAGTCCTTGTGGACCCTTGATGGAATCCTTATGTTTTTCTGATGATCTGGCGATTTGACCCGTACGAACTTGACGAGGAGCAGCGCGAATTGCGGCTGTTGGGTCGTGAAGTCATGGTCGAGCCGCTGGTTTTTGATCTGTTGGCCGACCTGGTACGCAACCGCGATCGCGTTGTCACCAAGGACGAGTTGTTTGACCGGGTCTGGGCGGGCGCCATTGTGAGTGAGAGTTCGCTGCAGCGCGCCGTGAGTCTGGCCCGGTCGGCCCTCCGCGCCGGCAACTTGACCGACGCGATCAAGACATTTTCGCGTCGCGGATACCGGTTCACTGCCAGCGTGACCGAGATATCCTCCCATCCGACAACGACGACTGCAGTTAATGACTTGGACCCGCTTCGTCGGGCGCGTCACGAATTCGAGCGGAATAACTGGGAAAAGGCGCGATCCGAATTCATCAAAGCCGACGGCGCCGGCGGCTTAGCCGGACCGGATCTTGAACGGGCGGCCTGGTGTTACTTGAATCTCGGTCGTCCGCACGAATCGGTTTCGTGGTTGGAGCGGGCGGCGGCCGCTCATTCCGCCGCCGCCGACTCTCTGGGCGCCGCGAGAGCGGCGATTCTGTTGTGCCAGGTTCATCTCGAAGGCAGGCGCACAATGGTCGCAGGAGGTTGGCAACAACGCGCCCAGCGACTCCTTGAGGGCCAGAAGCCATGCCGCGAAGTGGCGCAATTTGAATGGGTCACCGGGCGACTCGCATTGGCAACAGGCGACATCGACAACTCGCTTCTTCATGCCGAGCGCGCTCTGGCGTTGGCCCGCTCCGTCGAAGACCCCGACCTTGAGGCCGTATCGCTTATCTATCTTGGGCATGTGTGTATCGTCCGTGGCGATGTGCGCCGCGGGCTTGCGCTCCACGACGAGGCGGCGGCGGCCGTGCTCGGCGGGGCGGTAGCTCCTTGGTTTGCCGGGTTGGTTTATTGCGGACTCGTGTACATCTGTCAGAACCGGGGTGATTGGTTGCGCGCAGCCCATTGGACCGAGGCGTTCGGACGATGGGCCGACCGCGCTCCGACGTTCACGTACCCGGCTGTCTGTCGGATGCACCGGGCCGAAGTCCTCGCGCTCAAGGGCGAACTGGCGACCGCAGAACGGGAACTCACTGAAGTCCGTACCGAACTTGAGGAGAGCGCGCCTTGGGCAGTCGGCGACGCTGAGCGGATCGTCGGCGAAGTCCTGCGCGCCCGCGGCGATCTGAGCGGCGCCGAGCAGGCATATCGCCGCGCACAAGTTGTCGGGTGGGATTCCTGCCCCGGCTGGGCCGAGCTGCTTCTTGAGCGCAAGGACGCGCCGGCAGCCGTCCGGGCTCTGGAAATGGCAATCGAAGACCCATCGTGGCCGTGTCGTCAGCGGCGCCGCCTGCTTTTTGCCGCGCTGGCCCGTGCTGCGGCGCTGTCGGGTGATACGGTGCGCGCTCGCCAGGCCATCGATGCGGCAGTGACGATCGAGGATGGAGACATCACGCCGGCGCAACACGGCGCGCTGGAGCGCGCCCGCGGCGAGATTGCCGCCGCTGAAGGTCGAATCGACGAAGCGATCCGCACGCTGCGCGCAGCACTTCGCTTTTGGAGAGACATTGAGGCCACGCTCGAAATTGCACCGCTCCACGAGCGATTGGCCGAACTACTTCTTGCTGCCGGCGACACGACGAGCGCCACGATGGAACTGCAGACGGCTGAGACCCTTTGGCGTGATGCAGAATCCGTGACCCGTGCCGATGCCTGCGCGGCCCGACGTTTGGCTCTGCAAACTTCCTGACAACTCCGCTTCGGATCACGTTGAATGTCCGGAGTCGGCAGCCAAATGCGTGACCTCAATAAGGCCTTGAAATAGTCCATGATTGTACTATCATACACGCCGGATCAACAGGTTCGATCCGAGGACGCCCAATCGTGAATCCAACAATATTCCGAACCTGGTAAAATCAATTAGACACAGGAGGTAAAATCGTGTCACTCCGCCTTATGGTTCCAATTCTGCTGGTGCTTGCCGGAATTGCATTTTCGCAGGAGCGTTCGGGAGGTACGACCGTCGATTCTGTGCAGCAGACGATTGACGCAGCTTTGGTCAGATGCCGGGCGGCAATCGACAAATTCGGCGTGACCGACTCGGCGATGATCGCCATTCAAGAGGTTTTGTCGGAGCTGGCCGCGATTCCGGGCATCAAGACACGAGGGACAATGAAGGAACTCCACGGCAACAAATCCATGGGGCGAGCGTTGTTGGCCTCCGAGAACGATTCCGGCATTTGCCTCTATGTCTCCTGGTTCGGCAAAGGCGCAGCCACGCCGGTTCATGATCACCTGACTTGGGGCGTCATTCGAGTTCTGGAGGGCCAGGACAAGTACACTTATTGGAAGCGCCGGACCGATGCGCAATCCGGCGAAGTGCTGGTTGCCAAGACCGACGAGAGAGTCTTGAAAGCGGGTGCGTCGACCTTCTGGCTCGGGCCGCCCAACGACATTCACAGTCAACAGGCTGTCGACGGAGAGGTTTGGGAGTTGGTGCTGACCGGACGGGACCTGTCATCGGATTACGTCTCAAAGAACCAACAACGATTTGACGCAAGAACCGGCCGAGCGCTTCAACAGAAGCCCAGATAGTAGCTTGCCACTGTTCCGGGACGGCAGGCGCAGTGAAATGCGCGAATAAGTTCATATCATGGATTCAAGGGGAATCAAGCCCCCGACTGCGTTGGACAACAAGAACTTATCCGGCGTTATGACCAAGTCGTGCTTGTTTCTCAATCGCCGGCTCGCCTGAGTCTTTGCCTCCGTACTCGTGTCCAACCATCAATTGCGATGCCCGTATTGCCGCTCCACCAGAAAAAGCTCTCCATCAAGGAGACTCGATGCGTAAAAGATAGATTGCATGGACCTACGAGTGAACCCTGCTTGATTCCGGGCAGCTCAAGAGCGTGACAGGAAGACCGAGTTCTGACAAGGGGCATCAAGATCGGTCCATTGCGAAAATCAAACGAGCTGGACCCTCTCGTGTGGAACAGCCCTTCGAGCGGTCAGCCATGTCCGAATTACCTGCTCTTAACTGGGAGAGACCAAATGCAAATCGAAGTCAACCGCGAAAAAAACTCAGCACCTCGAGCCCTCTTGCTGCTCCGTGTGGTCTTCATAGTCGTAGCCGGGTTGGCGGTGGCATCAGTCGCTCGCGCAGAAGTCCCTTCCACGATCTCTTACCAAGGCCGGCTGGCGACGCCGGCAGGCTCACCGGTGGCCGATGGTACCTACTCGATTGCCTTTCGCATCTATGACGATTCCACCGGTGGAAACCTGTTCTGGGAGGAGGTCAAGTCGGTAACGACGAAAAACGGATCCTTCTCGGTGCAACTCGGAGAGACCAATCCTCTCGATCAGAACACATTCTCGATCTCCAATCTCTATCTCGCTATCCAGGTGGGAGCTGACCCGGAATCGGCGCCGCGATCGAAATTGAATGTTGTTCCCTATGCCACGCTCGTCGGCACCCTTGATGGCGCCTGGGGCGGCATGGTTGTTGGCGACATCTACGCCACCGGTCAAGTCTCGGGAAGCAGCAGCAACGGTTCTGGCGGTTATTTCCAATCCTTCAAATCGACCCCGGCAAATCAGTACGGTCTAGTCGGCAGGTTCAGCGCGTCCGGATCTCTTGATGGCTCCGGCGTCTATGGATATAGCAGGCCAGCGGACAACTACGGCGTTGGCGGGGAATTCGAGGGGGGCTACGCCGGGGTCTATGGGTATGTGTACCCGACCGGCAACACCGATCTCACATACGGTGGAGTCTTGGGCAACGCCATTGCGACAGCTCCGCAACAGGAAGCCCATTTGTACGGCGTTTTAGCCAATGCGTCAGATGCTCTGG encodes:
- a CDS encoding DUF4242 domain-containing protein; protein product: MNTYVILRRKFWARPEDLEKSASISSRIGLEEMPDQVKWIRSYVVKEEGKLGTVCIYQGTSPEAIREHARRVGMPADEVIPVGDLVVVNDDPAK
- a CDS encoding sensor histidine kinase KdpD — encoded protein: MSDAGRPDPDRLLQAISREAKSQATGKLRIFFGMSAGVGKTYAMLEAAQQRRGEGIDVVVGIVETHSRVETEALLTGLTIIPRRELAYRGIALQEMDLDAVLARNPRLVLVDELAHTNVPGSRHPKRWQDVVELLDAGIDVYTTLNVQHLESRKEYVEEITGITIRETVPDTILQRATQIVLVDITPSELLQRLKEGKVYLGDKAEMAAQNFFTADRLTALREIALRITAEAVDQELQGLTASHSAAGPWKITERLMVAVSHSPHSEDLIRSTRRLAFSLGASWIAVNVDNGAALGADDARQLDRNLSLVRELGGEVVNITDVDIGEALAQVARQRGITQLVIGHPGQRRLRDLLGGGTLLDRLSERATTFDIHVLKPERAKRLLRRPLGDLRTESSAAHYLLAVGTIVVASLLSAALLPVIGYHAVGFVFLMGVLLISLFVSLGPMLLAALLSAVVWNFYFIPPVGTFDIGEPADIAMCVALLVAASVTGTLTGRIRRRERLLRAREQRTTALYQLASDLSAALDQAALEKAISANLSTLLKVEIGIALKSSEGELTLHNSASADHWMSAAKEWAVARWAFEHRKPAGWSTDTLASAGGMYIPLIGPSESVGVLGLKRREDRRLSNDEMNLLLTAARQLAVAAERELFQERSRRLQQLQDSERLYQTILNTVSHELRTPLTAIIGNASALDNEQIANDATRRKQLSVEIITNAERLNRVVSNLLDMSRLNSGKMVLKRDWHDLTDLVSVTLDSQRSALAGHTVTVRLADGLPLVRVDFHLLQQALANLLVNAATYAPPQTVIEIGARVADQTIVLSVTDQGPGLPTEAIPHLFEMFFRGPGSKPGGAGIGLAITRGIVELHGGTVTAENLTPGGARFAIRLPVDTQPQLPQDRSEV
- a CDS encoding winged helix-turn-helix domain-containing protein, with amino-acid sequence MIWRFDPYELDEEQRELRLLGREVMVEPLVFDLLADLVRNRDRVVTKDELFDRVWAGAIVSESSLQRAVSLARSALRAGNLTDAIKTFSRRGYRFTASVTEISSHPTTTTAVNDLDPLRRARHEFERNNWEKARSEFIKADGAGGLAGPDLERAAWCYLNLGRPHESVSWLERAAAAHSAAADSLGAARAAILLCQVHLEGRRTMVAGGWQQRAQRLLEGQKPCREVAQFEWVTGRLALATGDIDNSLLHAERALALARSVEDPDLEAVSLIYLGHVCIVRGDVRRGLALHDEAAAAVLGGAVAPWFAGLVYCGLVYICQNRGDWLRAAHWTEAFGRWADRAPTFTYPAVCRMHRAEVLALKGELATAERELTEVRTELEESAPWAVGDAERIVGEVLRARGDLSGAEQAYRRAQVVGWDSCPGWAELLLERKDAPAAVRALEMAIEDPSWPCRQRRRLLFAALARAAALSGDTVRARQAIDAAVTIEDGDITPAQHGALERARGEIAAAEGRIDEAIRTLRAALRFWRDIEATLEIAPLHERLAELLLAAGDTTSATMELQTAETLWRDAESVTRADACAARRLALQTS
- a CDS encoding response regulator, with translation MGARILVIDDELAIRRFLRLSLEAEGHTFIESEGGEAGLIAAATHRPELIVLDLGLPDLDGMTVLKRLREWSTVPVIILTVRDSESEKVALLDAGADDYLAKPFSVPELLARVRVALRHQQTGVSAPSVRVGDLEIDFTDRTVLLRGVPIRLTATEYELLRILAKHHGKVVTQRQLLKDVWGPQSVNQSQYLRVYIAQLRKKLERDPSRPRYIITEPSVGYRLSSGE